In a genomic window of Rhizobium sp. CIAT894:
- a CDS encoding VOC family protein, translated as MALKRMDNVGIVVEDLGRAIDFFGELGLTLEGRAMIEGGWAGRITGLGDQRVEIAMMRTPDGHSRLELSRFLMPDVIADHRNAPVNALGYLRVMFTVDDIDETLERLRARGAQLVGEVVHYGDTYRLCYIRGPEGLLLGLAQELS; from the coding sequence ATGGCGCTCAAGCGGATGGACAATGTCGGCATCGTCGTCGAAGACCTTGGACGGGCGATTGATTTCTTTGGCGAACTCGGCCTTACGCTCGAAGGTCGGGCCATGATCGAGGGAGGATGGGCCGGACGGATCACCGGACTGGGCGATCAGCGTGTCGAGATCGCCATGATGCGCACACCTGATGGCCACAGCCGGCTCGAACTCTCCCGCTTTCTCATGCCTGATGTCATCGCAGATCACCGCAACGCTCCGGTCAACGCGCTCGGCTATCTCCGCGTCATGTTTACCGTCGACGACATCGACGAGACGCTTGAGAGGCTCCGCGCGCGCGGCGCGCAGCTCGTAGGCGAGGTCGTCCATTATGGAGACACCTATCGGCTCTGCTACATAAGAGGGCCAGAAGGGCTTCTCCTCGGGCTTGCCCAGGAACTCAGCTGA
- a CDS encoding ATP-binding cassette domain-containing protein, producing the protein MSETILTLDKVTKTFGYGTSAVHAARAISFSLQAGRALALVGESGSGKTTCARMAMREYQPTSGQILYKGLPVEDAKADEIARYRRSVQMIFQDPFASLNPAHTIAHHLRRPLKLHRPDIKGADIESTVRELLQRVRLDPDLVAPKYPHELSGGQRQRVNIARALAVRPEVIVADEPTSMLDVSVRLGVLNLLNEMKQEMNLGLLYITHDIATARYVAEDIAVMYAGQIVEWGSTARVIDNPQHPYTKLLLSAVPDPDVRFEDPKARLRPDEVEDIRRRSAAAQDDIVEVEPGHFMRMI; encoded by the coding sequence ATGAGCGAAACCATTCTTACCCTCGACAAGGTGACGAAGACCTTCGGCTACGGCACGTCCGCCGTGCATGCTGCCCGCGCCATCTCCTTCTCCCTGCAGGCCGGCCGGGCGCTGGCCCTCGTCGGTGAATCCGGCAGCGGCAAGACCACCTGCGCCCGCATGGCGATGCGCGAGTATCAGCCGACATCCGGGCAGATCCTCTACAAGGGCCTCCCCGTCGAAGACGCCAAGGCGGATGAGATCGCCCGCTATCGCCGATCGGTGCAGATGATCTTCCAGGATCCTTTCGCCTCGCTGAACCCTGCCCACACCATCGCCCACCACCTCCGGCGGCCGCTGAAGCTGCATCGCCCCGATATTAAGGGGGCTGATATTGAATCCACGGTGCGCGAACTGCTGCAGCGCGTCAGGCTCGATCCCGATCTCGTCGCGCCGAAATATCCGCATGAGCTCTCCGGCGGCCAGCGCCAGCGCGTCAACATCGCCCGCGCCCTTGCCGTCCGGCCGGAAGTGATCGTGGCGGACGAGCCGACCTCGATGCTCGACGTCTCGGTGCGCCTCGGCGTGCTGAACCTTCTGAACGAGATGAAGCAGGAGATGAATCTCGGCCTGCTCTACATTACCCATGATATCGCCACCGCCCGCTACGTCGCCGAGGACATCGCCGTGATGTATGCCGGCCAGATCGTCGAATGGGGCAGTACCGCCCGGGTAATCGACAATCCGCAGCATCCCTATACAAAGCTGCTGCTTTCCGCCGTGCCCGATCCTGACGTCCGCTTCGAGGATCCAAAGGCCCGTCTCCGGCCCGACGAGGTCGAGGATATCCGCCGCCGTTCGGCCGCGGCCCAGGACGACATCGTCGAAGTAGAGCCGGGTCATTTCATGCGGATGATCTGA
- a CDS encoding ABC transporter ATP-binding protein → MTQPLLSVRNLTIDYIGEEKDFRAVDDVSFDVAPGEVFGLAGESGCGKSTIAFAISRLHKPPALIRKESRILLDGLDVLGLDRQALSAFRWREVAMVFQSAMNSLNPVLRIERQFYDMLRTHKGMSRAQARERTAEMLRLVDIAPDRMRDYPHQFSGGMRQRIVIAICMALDPKLVVMDEPTTALDVVVQREILQRINELRRSFGFSVLFITHDLGLMVQFCDRIGIMLAGRLVEQNTAEAIYKTPQHDYTKKLWASFPSLHGGVLS, encoded by the coding sequence GTGACGCAGCCGCTGCTCTCGGTGAGAAATCTCACTATCGACTATATCGGCGAGGAAAAGGATTTCCGTGCCGTCGACGACGTCAGCTTCGATGTCGCCCCCGGCGAGGTCTTTGGCCTTGCCGGCGAATCCGGCTGCGGCAAGAGCACCATCGCCTTCGCCATCAGCCGCCTGCACAAGCCGCCGGCGCTGATCCGCAAGGAGAGCCGCATCCTGCTCGACGGCCTTGACGTGCTCGGCCTCGACCGGCAGGCGCTGAGCGCCTTCCGCTGGCGCGAGGTCGCCATGGTCTTTCAGAGCGCCATGAATTCGCTGAACCCGGTGCTGCGCATCGAGAGGCAATTTTATGACATGCTGCGCACCCACAAGGGCATGAGCCGCGCGCAAGCCCGTGAACGCACCGCCGAAATGCTGAGGCTCGTCGACATCGCGCCGGACCGCATGCGTGACTATCCGCACCAGTTTTCCGGCGGCATGCGCCAGCGCATCGTCATCGCCATCTGCATGGCGCTCGACCCGAAACTGGTCGTCATGGACGAGCCGACGACGGCGCTCGATGTCGTCGTCCAGCGCGAGATCCTGCAGCGCATCAACGAGCTGCGCCGCAGCTTCGGCTTCTCGGTGCTGTTCATCACCCATGATCTCGGGCTGATGGTGCAGTTCTGCGACCGCATCGGCATCATGCTCGCAGGCAGGCTCGTCGAGCAGAACACCGCCGAAGCGATCTACAAGACGCCGCAGCATGACTACACGAAAAAGCTCTGGGCCTCCTTCCCCTCGCTGCATGGAGGCGTGCTGTCATGA
- a CDS encoding ABC transporter permease — protein MKTLLRNRKALTGLVIIAFIIIVAIAAPLLTQYDPAARTGRPHQPPSLDHILGTTRIGQDVFARLIYGARTSLAVGFGAGLLITLAGTALGIISGYRGGRTDEVISFFTNMVLVVPNLPLLLVLAAFIGQASPVVIALILGATSWAWGARVTRAETLSVKHKDFVKSAEMMGEPQWRIMTFEIFPNVISIVGINFIGSVIFAIITEATLEFLGLGDPKAISWGTMLYNAQKASALSVGAWWDILTPCFALAFLGIGMSLLNFAVDEIANPRLRTGNHLKRWSLLVRSGEGRL, from the coding sequence ATGAAAACTCTGCTGCGAAACCGCAAGGCACTCACCGGCCTCGTCATCATCGCTTTCATCATCATCGTCGCGATCGCCGCACCACTGCTGACGCAATACGACCCCGCCGCCCGCACCGGGCGGCCGCACCAGCCGCCGTCGCTCGACCATATTCTCGGCACCACCCGCATCGGCCAGGATGTCTTCGCCCGGCTGATCTACGGCGCCCGCACCTCGCTTGCCGTCGGTTTCGGCGCCGGCCTGCTGATTACCCTCGCCGGCACCGCGCTCGGCATCATCTCCGGCTATCGCGGCGGCAGGACCGACGAGGTCATCAGCTTCTTCACCAACATGGTGCTCGTCGTTCCCAATCTGCCGCTGCTCTTGGTGCTTGCCGCCTTCATCGGCCAGGCAAGCCCCGTAGTCATCGCGCTCATCCTCGGCGCCACCTCCTGGGCCTGGGGCGCCCGTGTCACCCGCGCCGAAACGCTCTCCGTCAAACACAAGGATTTCGTCAAATCCGCCGAGATGATGGGCGAGCCGCAATGGCGCATCATGACATTCGAGATCTTCCCCAACGTGATTTCAATCGTCGGCATCAATTTCATCGGCAGCGTCATCTTCGCGATCATCACCGAAGCGACGCTTGAGTTTCTCGGCCTCGGCGATCCCAAAGCGATCTCCTGGGGCACCATGCTTTACAATGCTCAGAAGGCCTCGGCCCTTTCGGTCGGCGCCTGGTGGGATATCCTCACCCCCTGCTTCGCGCTCGCCTTCCTCGGCATCGGCATGTCGCTCCTGAACTTCGCCGTCGACGAGATCGCCAATCCGCGACTGCGCACCGGCAATCATCTGAAGCGCTGGTCCCTGCTCGTTCGCTCAGGGGAGGGCCGCCTGTGA
- a CDS encoding ABC transporter permease, with product MAFLLRRLVFYMAAFIAAATINFFLPRLMPGDPVQIMFSSAGTELPPESLQALKLTFGFVDGPLWQQYLTYLGSIFTGDLGRSIKYFPLPVTSVLGHALVWTVALMGTATIVSFALGTFLGILAAWRRGSRFDVIISVGAIFATSVPAVVTSLIVLFIFGFTLGWFPNGYAADPALDPAFSLHYLGSVAYHGILPMVTLCTVLIGGFTVTMRNNMINLLGEDYIVMARAKGLSDRHVMLWYAARNALLPTVSSLAIAIGTILGGSLVTEVVYNYPGLGNILYQAILARDYPVIQGQLLIMTATMLIANFIVDVSYILLDPRLKGA from the coding sequence ATGGCTTTCCTGCTTCGCCGCCTCGTCTTCTACATGGCAGCCTTCATCGCGGCAGCGACGATCAATTTCTTCCTGCCGCGTCTGATGCCGGGCGATCCGGTGCAGATCATGTTTTCGAGCGCCGGCACCGAATTGCCGCCGGAAAGCCTGCAGGCGCTGAAGCTGACCTTCGGCTTCGTCGACGGCCCGCTCTGGCAGCAATATCTCACCTATCTCGGCAGCATCTTCACCGGCGATCTCGGCCGCTCGATCAAATATTTCCCGCTGCCGGTCACCTCGGTGCTCGGCCATGCCCTCGTCTGGACCGTCGCGCTGATGGGAACGGCGACGATCGTCAGCTTCGCGCTCGGCACCTTCCTCGGCATCCTCGCCGCCTGGCGTCGCGGCAGCCGGTTCGATGTGATCATCTCCGTCGGCGCGATCTTTGCCACCTCGGTGCCAGCAGTCGTCACGTCGCTGATCGTGCTCTTCATCTTCGGCTTCACGCTCGGCTGGTTTCCGAACGGCTATGCCGCCGACCCCGCGCTCGATCCGGCCTTCAGCCTGCACTATCTCGGCAGTGTCGCCTATCACGGCATCCTGCCGATGGTCACACTCTGCACCGTGCTGATCGGCGGCTTCACCGTCACCATGCGCAACAACATGATCAACCTGCTCGGCGAGGACTATATCGTCATGGCCCGCGCCAAGGGCCTGTCCGACCGACATGTGATGCTCTGGTATGCGGCGCGCAACGCCCTTCTGCCGACAGTCTCCAGCCTTGCCATCGCCATCGGCACCATCCTCGGCGGCTCGCTGGTGACGGAGGTCGTCTACAACTATCCCGGCCTCGGCAATATTCTTTACCAGGCGATCCTCGCCCGCGATTACCCGGTCATCCAGGGCCAGCTGCTGATCATGACCGCGACCATGCTGATCGCCAATTTCATCGTCGACGTCAGTTATATCCTGCTCGACCCGCGGCTGAAGGGAGCGTGA
- a CDS encoding ABC transporter substrate-binding protein — translation MKKYLLAAAALTLLSGSAMAQTVLTANIEPATTWVRNFNPFNQTSARQSTLDFIYEPLVIFNRFDSNKPVYRLAESFKLSDDLKSIEFKLRPNLKWSDGKPLTSTDVKFTYDYLKKFPALDFVSIWTFVTDVQAVDAQTVRFTLANPSSLAAEQISQLPIVPEHVWKDIADPVTFANETPVGSGPLTEVPRFTGQTYDQCRNPNYWDNAHLKVDCMRFPQLADNNQILTATADGTLDWGVSFIPDIDNVYVSKDPAHFHYWYSPSSMVAFLFNLETANENNKKAFNDLKFRRAVGMALDRKTMIDVAGYGYPTLNEDPGLMGELYKSWADPSIKADFGKFATYDAGAAKALLDEAGYKDKDGDGFRDNPDGSKIAFSIIVPNSWTDWVDTVNIAVEGMQAVGIDAKIETPEEAVWTGNLINGSFDAAINSLPASASPYYPYKRAFSASDKGKTRFTAQRWFNPDVEKLVTEFTQTADLAKQKDAMNKAQRIVAENMPMIPVFNNPNWYQYNTKRFTGWSTKENPFVNPSISRTNPARLLNLLALEPVK, via the coding sequence ATGAAAAAATATCTTCTAGCAGCCGCTGCCCTGACACTGCTTTCGGGCTCCGCCATGGCGCAGACGGTCCTGACCGCGAATATCGAGCCGGCGACCACCTGGGTACGCAACTTCAACCCGTTCAACCAGACCTCGGCGCGCCAGTCGACGCTCGATTTCATCTATGAGCCGCTTGTTATTTTCAACCGTTTCGACAGCAACAAGCCGGTCTATCGCCTGGCCGAAAGCTTCAAGCTCTCCGACGACCTGAAGAGTATCGAATTCAAGCTGCGTCCGAACCTCAAATGGTCTGACGGCAAGCCGCTGACCTCTACCGACGTCAAGTTCACCTATGATTACCTGAAGAAATTCCCGGCGCTCGACTTCGTCAGCATCTGGACCTTCGTCACCGATGTGCAGGCCGTCGATGCCCAGACCGTGCGCTTCACGCTCGCCAATCCGAGCTCGCTTGCCGCCGAGCAGATCTCGCAGCTGCCGATCGTTCCCGAACATGTCTGGAAAGACATCGCCGATCCCGTCACCTTCGCCAACGAGACCCCGGTCGGCAGCGGCCCGCTGACCGAGGTGCCGCGTTTCACCGGCCAGACCTACGACCAGTGCCGCAACCCGAACTACTGGGACAATGCGCATCTGAAGGTCGATTGCATGCGCTTTCCGCAGCTTGCCGACAACAACCAGATCCTGACGGCAACCGCGGACGGCACACTCGACTGGGGTGTCTCCTTCATTCCCGATATCGACAATGTCTATGTCTCCAAGGATCCGGCGCATTTCCACTATTGGTATTCGCCAAGCAGCATGGTCGCCTTCCTGTTCAACCTGGAAACAGCAAACGAGAACAACAAGAAGGCCTTCAACGACCTGAAATTCCGCCGCGCCGTCGGCATGGCGCTCGACCGCAAGACGATGATCGACGTCGCCGGCTACGGCTATCCGACGCTGAACGAAGACCCCGGCCTGATGGGCGAGCTCTATAAGAGCTGGGCGGACCCTTCCATCAAAGCCGACTTCGGCAAGTTCGCGACCTATGACGCCGGCGCCGCGAAGGCGCTGCTCGACGAGGCCGGCTATAAGGACAAGGACGGCGACGGCTTCCGCGACAATCCCGACGGCAGCAAGATCGCCTTCTCGATCATCGTCCCGAACTCCTGGACGGACTGGGTCGACACCGTCAACATCGCCGTCGAAGGCATGCAGGCGGTCGGTATCGACGCCAAGATCGAAACGCCTGAAGAAGCGGTCTGGACCGGTAACCTGATCAACGGCAGCTTCGATGCGGCGATCAACAGCCTGCCGGCCTCGGCCTCACCCTATTATCCCTATAAGCGCGCCTTCAGCGCCTCGGACAAAGGCAAGACCCGCTTCACCGCGCAGCGCTGGTTCAACCCCGATGTCGAGAAGCTCGTCACCGAGTTCACCCAGACCGCCGATCTCGCCAAGCAGAAGGACGCGATGAACAAGGCGCAGCGCATCGTCGCCGAAAACATGCCCATGATCCCGGTGTTCAACAATCCGAACTGGTATCAGTACAACACCAAGCGTTTCACCGGCTGGTCGACCAAGGAAAATCCCTTCGTCAATCCGTCGATCTCGCGGACCAATCCGGCACGCCTCTTGAACCTGCTCGCGCTCGAGCCGGTCAAGTAA
- a CDS encoding glycoside hydrolase family 3 N-terminal domain-containing protein: protein MSSTPLALFVGLPNPVISDDEFALFRETNPLGLFVGRRNQREPEQTKRLIERFREAVGRDDAPVFTDQEGGRVQHLDAGPWPLFRSFGQFAELARRDFELGKRALRLSSQAMGAMMTELGLSSGCSPVLDLVFETTSAVIGARSFGSDPDVIAALGREVVDGLLETGNMPVMKHIPGHGRATLDSHKERPVVDASRETLTATDLKPFVALRDTPWAMVAHVVYSAYDRALPASVSPVMHDVIRNDLGYDGVLISDCIFMESLAGTLPERVEQVLDAGFDIVLHSHGDVRESEAAARAARPLTEAALKRIAAGQARLGNLRVDVRAAHRQVEDMFASASAS from the coding sequence TTGTCCTCGACCCCGCTCGCCCTTTTCGTCGGCCTTCCCAATCCCGTGATTTCGGATGATGAATTCGCCCTCTTCCGTGAGACCAATCCGCTCGGCCTCTTCGTCGGCCGGCGCAATCAGCGCGAGCCGGAGCAGACGAAACGGCTGATCGAGCGCTTTCGCGAAGCCGTCGGCCGCGACGACGCCCCCGTCTTCACCGACCAGGAGGGCGGGCGCGTCCAGCACCTCGATGCCGGCCCCTGGCCGCTCTTCCGCAGCTTCGGGCAGTTCGCCGAACTGGCGCGCCGCGATTTCGAGCTCGGCAAAAGAGCATTGCGCCTTTCCTCCCAGGCCATGGGCGCGATGATGACGGAACTCGGCCTTTCGAGCGGCTGCTCGCCCGTTCTCGACCTCGTCTTCGAGACGACGAGCGCGGTCATCGGCGCCCGCTCCTTCGGCTCCGATCCCGATGTCATCGCCGCCCTCGGCCGCGAGGTGGTCGACGGCCTGCTTGAGACCGGCAACATGCCCGTGATGAAGCATATTCCCGGCCATGGCCGCGCCACGCTCGATTCCCACAAGGAGCGCCCGGTGGTCGATGCCAGCCGCGAAACGCTCACCGCCACCGATTTAAAGCCCTTCGTCGCCCTGAGGGATACGCCCTGGGCCATGGTCGCCCACGTCGTCTATTCCGCCTACGATAGGGCGCTGCCGGCCTCCGTCTCTCCCGTCATGCACGACGTGATCCGTAACGATCTCGGCTATGACGGGGTGCTGATCTCCGACTGCATCTTCATGGAATCGCTCGCCGGAACGTTGCCGGAACGCGTCGAACAGGTGCTCGACGCCGGCTTCGACATCGTCCTCCACAGCCACGGCGACGTCAGGGAAAGCGAAGCCGCCGCCAGGGCCGCCCGGCCGCTGACGGAGGCGGCGCTGAAGCGCATTGCCGCCGGCCAGGCCCGCCTCGGCAATCTCAGGGTCGACGTCCGCGCCGCCCACCGCCAAGTCGAAGACATGTTTGCCAGCGCCTCGGCCTCCTGA
- a CDS encoding GNAT family N-acetyltransferase: MPDLLVSLYSTELADLQRKADHVGTSIRPALPPELHLVVNWVRERFSENWASEVSVAFSRQPVACLIAIEDRELLGFACYDTTARGFFGPTGVDPEARGKGIGLALFSACLQSMKTLGHAYAFIGDAGPVDFYAKTAGAITIPAPDKGIYEGMLRSMPT, translated from the coding sequence GTGCCAGACCTGCTTGTGAGTCTATACTCGACAGAGCTCGCCGACCTGCAACGGAAAGCCGATCATGTCGGCACCTCCATTCGCCCGGCCCTCCCCCCGGAACTGCATCTCGTCGTCAACTGGGTTCGCGAACGGTTCAGCGAGAATTGGGCAAGCGAGGTCTCGGTCGCCTTCTCCCGCCAGCCCGTCGCCTGCCTGATCGCCATCGAAGACCGTGAGCTGCTCGGCTTTGCCTGCTACGACACGACGGCGCGCGGCTTCTTCGGCCCGACCGGAGTCGATCCTGAAGCCCGCGGCAAGGGTATCGGGCTCGCGCTGTTTTCCGCCTGCCTTCAGAGCATGAAGACGCTTGGCCATGCCTATGCCTTTATCGGCGATGCCGGCCCGGTCGATTTCTACGCCAAGACCGCAGGCGCAATCACCATCCCCGCCCCCGACAAGGGCATCTACGAAGGCATGCTGAGAAGCATGCCGACATGA
- the thiD gene encoding bifunctional hydroxymethylpyrimidine kinase/phosphomethylpyrimidine kinase: MIRNVLSIAGSDPSGGAGIQADLKAFSARGVYGMAVLTALTAQNTQGVTGVHLVPPAFVADQINAVFADVRVDAVKIGMIANAGIAEAVAGALADQRSIPIVIDPVMIAKGGAALLAPEAVDVLTRRLLPLATLLTPNLPEAAALLHQPVATNRAEMAAQAEQLRALGPAAVLVKGGHLDSEESPDVLAAADGLHWFEARRVPTKNTHGTGCTLSSALAAELAKGASAEEAVAIAKDYLAGAVAAAGSLTVGSGHGPVQHFHALWKAAG; this comes from the coding sequence ATGATCCGCAACGTCCTCTCCATCGCCGGCTCCGATCCCTCAGGCGGCGCCGGCATCCAGGCCGATCTCAAGGCCTTTTCCGCCCGCGGCGTCTACGGCATGGCGGTGCTGACCGCGCTGACGGCGCAGAACACGCAAGGGGTCACTGGCGTGCATCTGGTGCCGCCTGCATTCGTTGCCGATCAGATCAACGCCGTCTTTGCCGATGTGCGTGTCGATGCCGTCAAGATCGGCATGATCGCCAATGCGGGCATCGCCGAGGCCGTTGCTGGAGCGCTCGCCGATCAGCGCAGCATCCCCATCGTCATCGATCCGGTGATGATCGCCAAGGGCGGTGCCGCCCTGCTGGCGCCCGAAGCCGTCGATGTGCTTACCCGCCGGCTGCTGCCGCTCGCCACGCTGCTGACCCCGAACCTGCCTGAGGCCGCCGCCCTGCTGCACCAGCCGGTCGCGACAAACCGCGCCGAGATGGCGGCGCAGGCCGAGCAGCTGCGCGCACTCGGCCCGGCCGCCGTGCTGGTCAAGGGCGGTCATCTCGACAGCGAGGAAAGCCCTGACGTGCTTGCCGCGGCCGATGGCCTGCACTGGTTCGAAGCCCGACGCGTGCCGACCAAGAACACCCACGGCACCGGCTGCACGCTGTCGAGCGCGCTGGCGGCCGAGCTTGCCAAGGGCGCCTCGGCTGAAGAGGCGGTCGCCATCGCCAAGGATTATCTCGCCGGCGCGGTTGCGGCTGCCGGCAGCCTCACCGTCGGCTCCGGCCACGGCCCGGTGCAGCATTTTCATGCGCTTTGGAAAGCGGCGGGATAA
- the thiE gene encoding thiamine phosphate synthase gives MKSFDLSLYLVLDPDLCAGIGMVETARLAVAGGATMVQLRDKHAGTAGMIETGRALKQVLVGTGARLIVNDDVEAAIAIGADGLHIGQEDMDAVSARAMIGPGMILGLSVETAALAAAVDPDVVDYTGVGPVFATPTKANHKQPIGFDGLAILVAASPVPSVAIGGLKAEHVADVFAAGASGLAVVSAISGTPDPEAATRRIAAEIRKARA, from the coding sequence ATGAAGAGTTTCGACCTTTCGCTCTATCTCGTCCTCGATCCCGATCTCTGCGCCGGGATCGGCATGGTCGAGACGGCGCGGCTTGCCGTTGCGGGCGGCGCGACGATGGTGCAACTGCGCGACAAACATGCCGGCACGGCCGGAATGATCGAGACCGGACGAGCCTTGAAACAGGTGCTTGTTGGCACCGGCGCCCGCCTCATCGTCAACGACGACGTCGAGGCGGCCATCGCCATCGGCGCCGACGGTCTGCATATCGGCCAGGAGGACATGGATGCGGTGAGCGCGCGGGCGATGATCGGTCCCGGGATGATCCTCGGCCTGTCGGTCGAAACCGCAGCGCTTGCCGCTGCCGTCGATCCCGATGTCGTCGACTATACCGGCGTCGGCCCGGTGTTTGCGACCCCGACCAAGGCCAACCACAAGCAGCCGATCGGCTTTGACGGTCTTGCCATTCTGGTGGCGGCTTCGCCGGTGCCCTCGGTTGCTATCGGCGGACTCAAGGCGGAGCATGTGGCCGACGTCTTTGCCGCAGGCGCGAGCGGGCTTGCCGTCGTCTCCGCCATCTCCGGCACGCCTGACCCGGAAGCGGCGACGCGCCGCATCGCCGCAGAAATCCGAAAGGCCCGCGCATGA
- the thiM gene encoding hydroxyethylthiazole kinase encodes MQTRTTPGAMLKAMREKPPLVQCITNYVAMNIAANVLLAAGASPAMVHAAEEAGEFAGIASALTVNIGTLSTQWIDGMQAAAKAATSAGKPWVLDPVAHYATAFRRDAVAGLLALKPTIIRGNASEIIALAGGESRGQGVDSRDPVEQAEGSARWLAERQQAIVAVTGAVDFVTDGERAVRITGGSTLMPQVTALGCSLTCLVGAFAAAVPEDLFGATVAALATFAIAGEEAALGAAGPGSFAWRFLDALNALDAETLDARARISAA; translated from the coding sequence ATGCAGACCAGGACCACACCAGGAGCCATGCTGAAGGCGATGCGCGAAAAGCCGCCGCTCGTTCAGTGCATCACCAATTATGTCGCCATGAACATCGCCGCCAATGTTCTCTTGGCCGCGGGCGCCTCGCCGGCCATGGTGCATGCGGCTGAGGAAGCCGGTGAGTTCGCCGGCATCGCGAGCGCGCTGACCGTCAATATCGGCACGCTGTCGACGCAATGGATCGACGGCATGCAGGCGGCGGCGAAGGCGGCGACCTCGGCCGGCAAACCCTGGGTGCTCGATCCGGTCGCCCATTATGCCACGGCCTTTCGCCGCGACGCGGTCGCCGGTCTGCTGGCGCTCAAGCCCACGATCATCCGCGGCAACGCTTCCGAGATCATCGCGCTTGCCGGCGGCGAGAGCCGCGGCCAGGGCGTCGATAGCCGCGATCCGGTCGAGCAGGCCGAGGGTTCGGCGCGATGGCTGGCCGAGCGGCAGCAGGCGATCGTCGCCGTCACCGGTGCCGTCGATTTCGTCACCGACGGCGAGCGGGCAGTGCGCATAACAGGCGGATCGACCTTGATGCCGCAGGTCACTGCCCTCGGCTGCTCGCTCACCTGCCTCGTCGGCGCCTTTGCCGCCGCGGTGCCCGAGGATCTGTTCGGGGCGACGGTCGCCGCCCTCGCAACCTTCGCCATCGCCGGCGAGGAGGCAGCGCTCGGTGCGGCCGGTCCCGGCTCCTTCGCATGGCGCTTCCTCGACGCGTTGAACGCGCTCGATGCCGAAACGCTCGATGCCCGGGCAAGGATATCGGCGGCATGA
- a CDS encoding DUF1349 domain-containing protein, giving the protein MSIDFNKGKWLNEPASWRADETGLTLTTDEKTDFWRETHYGFTRDNGHFLAFPTTESFTAQIRVQGEFRTLYDQAGLMVRLDEKRWVKTGVEFTDGEAFLSTVVTDGRSDWSVSQPFKDLEDFHIRVTVANGAMRIQASRDGRRWPLLRLAPFPAADRYEVGPTACTPERSGLTVRFSEFSIGAAITTDLHDLS; this is encoded by the coding sequence ATGAGCATCGATTTCAACAAAGGAAAATGGCTGAACGAGCCGGCCAGTTGGCGCGCAGACGAAACCGGCCTCACCCTGACGACCGACGAGAAAACCGATTTCTGGCGCGAAACCCATTACGGCTTCACCCGCGACAACGGCCATTTCCTCGCTTTTCCCACGACCGAGAGCTTCACCGCCCAAATCCGCGTCCAGGGCGAATTCCGCACCCTCTACGACCAAGCCGGCCTGATGGTGCGCCTCGACGAGAAACGCTGGGTAAAGACCGGCGTCGAATTCACCGACGGCGAAGCCTTCCTCAGCACCGTCGTCACCGACGGCAGATCCGACTGGTCGGTGTCCCAGCCCTTCAAGGACCTCGAAGATTTCCACATCCGCGTCACCGTCGCAAACGGCGCAATGCGCATCCAGGCCTCCCGCGACGGCCGCCGCTGGCCGCTGTTGCGGTTAGCGCCGTTTCCGGCCGCAGACCGCTATGAGGTCGGGCCGACGGCCTGCACGCCGGAGCGCAGTGGTTTGACGGTGCGGTTTTCGGAATTTTCGATCGGGGCGGCGATTACGACGGATCTTCATGATTTGAGTTAG